TCAATTTCAGTTTTCTTGAGGTGATCCAACAAACTTCTTCTTTTTCCTACCAAAGAAATCAAGGCTCTTTGTGTACCAAAGTCCTTTTTATTTTTTTGTAAATGTTGTGTCAAATGAATGATACGGTGCGTAAATAAAGCAATTTGTCCTTCTGCCGAACCTGTGTTAGCAGCAGCTTTTCCGTGCTTTTTAAAAATAT
The Bacteroidia bacterium DNA segment above includes these coding regions:
- the rpsO gene encoding 30S ribosomal protein S15 yields the protein MYLTTEIKRDIFKKHGKAAANTGSAEGQIALFTHRIIHLTQHLQKNKKDFGTQRALISLVGKRRSLLDHLKKTEIEKYRSVIKELDIRK